A single window of Treponema denticola ATCC 35405 DNA harbors:
- a CDS encoding FKBP-type peptidyl-prolyl cis-trans isomerase: protein MMKIEKDTTVSLEYTLKDANGEVLDSSDVMGPLEYIHGYNMIISGLEKALEGKEEGAEFKQVVPPEEAYGEVFDDLIVETTREQFPEGVKLEVGMDFEAGEGHHARIVRITKIDGDKITIDANHPLAGETLHFDVKVLSVKKTTEEELQALIQQMSGGCGGGCGCGHEHDEDACGCGCSGCH, encoded by the coding sequence ATGATGAAAATAGAAAAAGATACAACAGTCAGTTTGGAATACACACTGAAAGATGCTAACGGCGAAGTCCTTGACTCGTCCGATGTAATGGGTCCATTGGAGTACATCCACGGATATAATATGATTATTTCAGGCTTGGAAAAAGCCCTTGAAGGCAAAGAAGAAGGGGCCGAGTTTAAGCAAGTTGTTCCTCCTGAAGAAGCCTATGGTGAAGTTTTTGACGATCTAATAGTCGAAACAACCAGAGAGCAATTTCCTGAGGGTGTAAAACTTGAAGTCGGTATGGACTTTGAAGCCGGAGAAGGTCATCACGCCCGAATTGTAAGAATTACAAAAATAGACGGCGATAAGATTACCATAGATGCAAATCATCCGCTGGCAGGAGAAACCCTCCATTTTGATGTAAAAGTCTTATCGGTAAAAAAGACCACCGAAGAAGAATTGCAGGCTTTGATTCAGCAAATGTCCGGAGGATGCGGAGGCGGCTGCGGATGCGGTCATGAACATGACGAAGATGCTTGCGGCTGCGGGTGCTCAGGTTGTCATTAA
- a CDS encoding Gx transporter family protein translates to MIPKPVPFFRIGLANLPVILGIDLFSFPAFVLLLVIKVLGQALISGTLFSYIVLFSAIGTFSSGLLMYAMRKIPRKTISFMGISLAGAFVSNSLQFLLAVLLMFGKSAVYIIPPVFSLGTLTALFLGWFASEFEIQSVWYQRVKAERFDFVPDNSQAVRHYKSENESEKTKSRTLRDRYLRIGSGISLFLILLFVPFLPVQALVLGAALILCAADKQKLNFLNLIFMFTAITVFNLFPPMGKIIFSIGSIDITHQALLRGFEKAIVLLGMIYISKWMLKAKMNFKSRIGKSIQEAFDVFYKLLSVKHEIKPKMIIPTIDSVLLSINRL, encoded by the coding sequence ATGATACCCAAGCCGGTTCCTTTTTTTAGAATCGGCTTGGCTAATCTGCCCGTAATTTTAGGCATAGACCTCTTCTCTTTTCCGGCCTTTGTACTTCTTTTAGTTATAAAAGTTTTAGGCCAAGCCCTTATTTCGGGAACGCTTTTTTCTTATATCGTTCTTTTTTCAGCAATCGGAACATTTTCTTCGGGTCTGTTAATGTATGCCATGAGAAAAATTCCGAGAAAAACAATTTCCTTTATGGGTATAAGTTTGGCAGGAGCCTTTGTTTCAAACAGCCTGCAATTTCTTTTAGCAGTCTTACTCATGTTCGGAAAATCGGCTGTCTACATAATTCCGCCCGTATTTTCTTTAGGCACCTTAACAGCCTTATTTTTAGGTTGGTTCGCATCCGAATTTGAAATACAATCCGTCTGGTACCAAAGAGTAAAGGCCGAAAGGTTCGATTTTGTCCCTGATAATTCACAAGCGGTAAGGCATTATAAGAGTGAAAACGAATCGGAAAAAACAAAAAGCCGGACTTTAAGGGACAGGTATCTTAGAATAGGTTCCGGTATAAGCCTTTTTTTAATCTTACTCTTTGTTCCTTTTTTGCCGGTACAAGCCCTTGTCTTGGGAGCAGCCCTGATTCTTTGTGCAGCCGACAAACAAAAACTTAATTTTTTAAATTTAATCTTTATGTTTACGGCAATTACCGTTTTCAACCTTTTCCCGCCCATGGGCAAGATAATTTTTAGCATAGGAAGTATAGATATAACTCATCAAGCCCTATTACGCGGATTTGAAAAAGCTATTGTGTTGTTAGGAATGATATATATATCGAAATGGATGCTGAAAGCAAAAATGAATTTTAAAAGCCGAATAGGAAAATCGATACAGGAAGCTTTCGATGTATTTTACAAATTATTATCGGTAAAACATGAAATCAAACCCAAAATGATAATTCCCACAATAGATTCGGTACTTTTAAGTATAAACAGACTTTAA